One part of the Vicia villosa cultivar HV-30 ecotype Madison, WI linkage group LG6, Vvil1.0, whole genome shotgun sequence genome encodes these proteins:
- the LOC131612108 gene encoding uncharacterized protein LOC131612108, with product MEESSNTSILSNGRTRPKCGHDLPMKMFISKSKANPGRKYWKCKHWGKEEDCELFLWDDEYFGVDVSKEDRLVCTCETVAHQIKMLTKEIEELKITIDNTRKVVKFVISIVACYCVFYGIGLGRM from the exons ATGGAAGAAAGCTCAAACACAAGCATCCTCTCTAATGGAAGAACAAGACCCAAATGTGGACACGATCTCCCAATGAAAATGTTTATTTCCAAATCCAAAGCAAATCCAGGGAGAAAATACTGGAAGTGCAAGCACTGGGGG AAAGAGGAGGATTGCGAGCTGTTTCTATGGGATGATGAGTATTTTGGAGTGGACGTTTCAAAGGAAGATCGTTTGGTCTGTACGTGCGAGACTGTGGCTCACCAGATTAAGATGCTCACGAAGGAGATCGAAGAATTGAAGATTACTATTGACAACACTAGAAAAGTAGTGAAATTTGTGATATCAATAGTTGCTTGTTACTGTGTGTTTTATGGTATAGGCTTAGGTAGAATGTAA